Proteins encoded together in one Bombus affinis isolate iyBomAffi1 chromosome 2, iyBomAffi1.2, whole genome shotgun sequence window:
- the LOC126927670 gene encoding uncharacterized protein LOC126927670 isoform X2: MCTKNMELNYVIKELQTCAEDTAIFRKLISFASSCKESWNDEHLKQWQPVYIHIIGAFASNTEIKRERTLLASHTFFALLSMQSNLVFLKETFTNLLSSKHNEVYIFNKKYNTVESGLFKLICAYGYLQVNCSKIYSNDICFLIFDVIFEHCIRYTKHSYFAYKILYMWLQRTINTAFWSTYSEVEQRLEAIIFSNWCNAINDISKQNSALIFNMYLKIMENKYNGYLEYLFKHCVNTISWQNELKYDILAEICEVLDKIKIITSYDFLFSLCTSLTKYYLRSAGTKVYLAIVKKLSENEWKEAFGHIMNYLFHHWESSENENHNALQLLYKHWLEPVIKKYRNLLPYLWNLITDIREHFLRSHLQKLACEMHIDLPQQAKIECYINHNKEIIRLNGFAINCYQITRLYNENRDQFFTVQHFLCHNANSTTVYMRDGIVKYFKIFYTNVLKMCDNNSNSIQDVYYITHWLHEFFLDCFEIGSCYQRKILGLNLYRAILSFTNGFVTNKSNVENVLCISLLEKHLIITGNWKFTNRRSLFILLRLVLDSALDVKQLAASIILNYFNKDILSHVEKQILFHTALKNCNSSKFYEIESGAALMSILVKWLPLNILQDHKDYNDQFKYSDFLFNEATNQLIQMKEDVLRAIVQNKPFYGVMTALLNIAFQNGQESSNISSEFIEKILYLLEDATDFFLYIFSSKSKNTEYSSSFAEMGLAINEAIKNSKIDNINFDDLSLTPAHQVLISCIWMSLKVSCEIACEIGTLMYSDDTVKRSANVIITVLLRCRHKGVVEAAGAAIGQLTRCLCKEAKYFNLPKTHILRILENNSMDSLNITRRGAGLSIMFHRIVVSDNRPDRPLLHFAIQKLLDLLDDVSDENLKSIEFQHDSPWARRLYFLRALVADKEINAQLTPYMERISLTCFKYLESEIWTIRNASLQLFGSIVPRLIGQSYGDTLDFGNGYSINHFVTHYPLLADYAMKELHRFSFTFTRFSTDLYLHSNIVHILILLSKFSCSACNLIDYSSQNYVSKVKYLLCMLIGNPIFYVRFLAAKAYAALTDFLQIQLELQKLKCDISSCQSVNLIHGYFLTMKFLKEKLSVEIESINVCSNVKRYADRGLEKSPEWLRFRKILRIWSNMSKGECSSQICYMIETLFLQLKEFISDEISEEDIFIFNGNRFLLSSEKIKPGFFQFVDLSTKLYADYINRTNNVNIDILHKILYSPCIDQSISFLNYVSYNIPILEILLKRVLLNEYGCNELLLNAMINYILKTLKHWPLLDINELDITKIVEISFIEKLETVRYYNLWSLKCILIIFSRNEAMIDEVLSYTLKLSVHEEEHMRRIAVELMQFLVHRFAELTSKTKLSILHCCLILLKDEITEIREIIAENLRAHVLQTINTEYNALGHDELIYQRLLSEVMLEKLNFPTDNDMNLFFVKLFTHSIKYFDSNTAIENPFYHDDNPFYREESKFLNLCFYYMKRKEHSHDNYSTKDSTIECDNETHEFKYQLQRECYFDDMNLETILNTKYVNYLLMKQKIVIQNYS; encoded by the exons ATGTGTACAAAAAATATGGAATTGAATTATGTAATCAAAGAGTTACAAACATGTGCAGAAGATACTGCTATTTTCAGA AAACTGATAAGCTTTGCTTCATCATGCAAAGAATCCTGGAATGATGAGCATTTAAAACAATGGCAACCAGTTTATATACACATTATAGGAGCTTTTGCTTCGAATACAGaaataaaaagagagagaacCTTGTTGGCTTCCCATACATTTTTTGCTTTATTGTCAATGCAATCTAATTTAGTATTTTTAAAAGAAACTTTTACAAATCTTTTGAGCTCTAAACATAATGAAGTATACATCTTCAATAAAAAGTATAATACTGTTGAATCCGGATTATTTAAACTGATTTGCGCTTATGGGTATTTACAAGTAAATTGCAGTAAAATATATTCTAATGATATTTGTTTTCTCATTTTCGATGTTATATTCGAGCATTGTATAAGATATACTAAACATTCTTATTTTGCatacaaaatattatacatgTGGTTGCAACGAACCATAAACACAGCTTTTTGGAGTACATATTCGGAAGTAGAGCAGAGACTTGAAGCAATTATCTTTTCAAATTGGTGTAATGCTATCAATGACATAAGTAAGCAAAATTCAGCACTTATTTTTAACATGTACCTGAAAATCATGGAAAACAAATATAATGGATATTTGGAGTATCTGTTTAAGCATTGTGTCAATACAATTTCTTGGCAGAATGaattaaaatatgatatacTTGCGGAAATTTGCGAAGTTTTGGACAAAATCAAAATTATTACATCTTAtgactttttattttctttatgtaCTAGcttaacaaaatattatttgcGTTCTGCTGGTACAAAAGTTTATCTTGCTATTGTAAAAAAATTAAGCGAAAATGAATGGAAAGAAGCCTTTGGACATATAATGAACTACCTCTTTCATCATTGGGAATCGTCAGAGAA TGAAAATCATAATGCTCTTCAGTTACTCTACAAACATTGGCTTGAACCAGTTATTAAAAAGTACAGAAATCTTTTACCTTATTTATGGAATTTAATCACAGATATAAGAGAACATTTTTTACGTTCACATCTCCAAAAATTGGCTTGTGAAATGCACATTGATCTTCCACAACAAGCAAAGATAGAATGTTATATAAATCATAATAAAGAAATCATAAGATTGAATGGATTTGCCATAAATTGTTATCAAATAACTAGATTATACAATGAAAATAGAGATCAGTTTTTTACAGTACAACATTTTTTATGCCACAATGCAAATAGTACAACAGTGTACATGAGAGATGGGATtgtcaaatattttaaaatattttatactaaCGTTCTAAAAATGTGTGATAATAATTCAAACAGTATACAAGATGTGTATTACATTACACATTGGTTACATGAATTCTTTTTGGATTGTTTTGAAATTGGTTCTTGTTATCAAAGAAAAATTCTAGGCTTAAATTTATATAGAGCCATACTTTCATTTACCAATGGCTTTGTCACAAATAAGTCCAATGTCGAAAATGTTTTGTGCATTTCATTGCTGGAAAAACATTTAATAATAACTGGAAACTGGAAATTCACAAATAGAAGGAGTTTATTTATCTTATTAAGACTTGTATTAGATTCTGCACTTGATGTCAAGCAATTAGCTGCTTCTATTAttcttaattatttcaataaagaTATTTTGTCTCATGTAGAAAAGCAG ATATTATTTCACACGGCATTGAAAAATTGTAATTCTTCTAAATTCTATGAAATTGAAAGTGGTGCGGCTCTTATGTCAATTTTAGTAAAATGGTTgcctttgaatattttacaagaTCATAAGGATTATAATGATCAGTTTAAATATTCGGATTTCTTGTTTAATGAAGCTACGAATCAGTTAATACAAATGAAAGAAGATGTACTAAGGGCAATTGTTCAAAATAAACCATTTTATGGCGTGATGACTGCTTTATTAAATATTGCTTTTCAAAATGGTCAAGAAAGTTCTAATATATCTTCagaatttattgaaaaaatattgTATCTATTGGAAGATGCTACAGatttttttctatatatattttcttcaaaatccaAAAATACAg AATATTCATCGTCGTTCGCAGAAATGGGATTAGCGATTAATGAAGCTATTAAAAACAGTAAGATAGACAACATCAATTTCGATGATTTAAGTTTAACTCCTGCACATCAGGTACTCATCTCTTGCATTTGGATGTCTTTAAAG GTCTCCTGTGAAATAGCTTGTGAAATAGGTACATTAATGTATTCCGACGATACAGTTAAACGTTCCGCAAATGTTATCATTACTGTATTACTCAGATGTAGACACAAAGGTGTAGTGGAAGCAGCGGGTGCGGCAATTGGACAATTAACGAG ATGTTTGTGCAAAGAAGCTAAGTATTTTAATTTGCCAAAAACACATATATTGCgtatattagaaaataattctatGGATTCTTTAAACATTACCAGAAGAGGTGCTGgattatcaattatgtttcatAGAATTGTCGTTAGCGATAATCGACCAGATAGACCTCTTTTGCATTTTgcaatacaaaaattattagACCTGTTGGACGATGTTTCTGATGAGAATTTAAAGAGCATAGAATTTCAACACGATTCTCCATGGGCAAGACGTTTATATTTTCTACGGGCTTTAGTAGCTGATAAAGAAATAAACGCACAGTTAACTCCATACATGGAAAGAATTTCACTAACTTGTTTTAAATATTTGGAATCAGAAATATGGACTATCAGAAATGCAAGTCTACAATTATTTGGTTCAATAGTTCCAAGATTAATAGGCCAAAGTTATGGGGATACCTTAGATTTTGGAAATGGTTATTCCATTAATCATTTTGTTACACATTACCCACTACTTGCTGACTATGCCATGAAAGAATTACATAGGTTTTCATTTACCTTTACAAGGTTCTCTACtgatttatatttacattcgaATATCGTTCATattcttatactcctttcgaaATTTTCATGTAGTGCTTGCAACTTAATTGATTATTCCTCGCAAAACTATGTATCAAAAGTAAAATACTTACTTTGTATGCTGATTGGAAATCCTATTTTCTATGTTAGATTCTTAGCTGCAAAAGCTTATGCAGCATTAACAGACTTTTTACAAATTCAACTCGAGCTTCAGAAATTAAAGTGCGATATTTCTTCATGTCAGAGTGTTAATTTAATCCATGGTTATTTTTTAACTATGAAATTTCTCAAAGAAAAATTATCCGTTGAAATTGAAAGTATAAATGTGTGTTCGAATGTTAAGCGATACGCTGATCGTGGATTAGAAAAATCTCCAGAATGGCtgcgatttcgaaaaatattaCGAATTTGGAGTAATATGTCGAAAGGAGAATGTAGCTCACAAATATGTTACATGATTGAAACGCTATTTTTACAActaaaagaatttatttccgATGAGATATCTGAAGAagacatatttatttttaacggaaaCAGATTTTTACTCTCTTCTGAGAAAATAAAACCAGGATTTTTCCAATTTGTAGACCTTTCTACAAAGTTATATGCTGACTATATAAACCGTACTAATAAcgttaatattgatattttgcATAAAATTTTGTACTCCCCTTGTATCGATCaaagtatttcttttttaaattatgtgTCATATAACATCCCAATTTTGGAAATTTTACTCAAACGTGTATTGCTGAATGAATATGGATGTAATGAACTACTTTTAAATGCAATGATAAATTACATTTTGAAAACTTTGAAACATTGGCCGCTATTAGATATAAATGAATTAGATATTACGAAAATAGTAGAAATTTCgtttattgaaaaattagaaACTGTAAGATATTATAATTTATGGAGTTTAAAATGCATATTGATAATTTTTTCTCGAAACGAGGCAATGATAGACGAGGTACTATCCTATACACTCAAATTAAGTGTTCATGAAGAAGAACACATGAGACGAATCGCAGTTGAACTTATGCAATTCTTAGTTCATCGATTTGCAGAATTAACAAGCAAAACTAAATTAAGTATTTTACATTGCTGTTTAATTCTACTGAAAGATGAAATTACAGAGATACGCGAAATTATTGCGGAAAATTTAAGGGCGCATGTTCTACAGACAATTAATACTGAATATAATGCTTTAGGGCATGATGAACTTATATATCAAAGACTATTATCCGAAGTAATGctcgaaaaattaaattttcctaCGGATAACGATATGAAtctatttttcgtaaaattgttcACACACAGTATTAAGTATTTTGATAGTAACACGGCTATTGAAAATCCTTTCTACCATGATGATAATCCTTTTTATAGAGAAGAGTCGAAGTTTCTAAATCTTTGTTTCTATTACATGAAACGAAAGGAGCACAGCCATGATAATTACTCTACAAAAGATAGTACGATAGAATGCGATAATGAAACGCATGAATTCAAATATCAACTGCAACGAGAATGTTATTTCGATGATATGAATTTAGAAACTATTTTAAATACTAAgtatgtaaattatttattaatgaaacaaaaaattGTAATACAGAATTATAgctaa
- the LOC126927670 gene encoding uncharacterized protein LOC126927670 isoform X1 — MCTKNMELNYVIKELQTCAEDTAIFRKLISFASSCKESWNDEHLKQWQPVYIHIIGAFASNTEIKRERTLLASHTFFALLSMQSNLVFLKETFTNLLSSKHNEVYIFNKKYNTVESGLFKLICAYGYLQVNCSKIYSNDICFLIFDVIFEHCIRYTKHSYFAYKILYMWLQRTINTAFWSTYSEVEQRLEAIIFSNWCNAINDISKQNSALIFNMYLKIMENKYNGYLEYLFKHCVNTISWQNELKYDILAEICEVLDKIKIITSYDFLFSLCTSLTKYYLRSAGTKVYLAIVKKLSENEWKEAFGHIMNYLFHHWESSENENHNALQLLYKHWLEPVIKKYRNLLPYLWNLITDIREHFLRSHLQKLACEMHIDLPQQAKIECYINHNKEIIRLNGFAINCYQITRLYNENRDQFFTVQHFLCHNANSTTVYMRDGIVKYFKIFYTNVLKMCDNNSNSIQDVYYITHWLHEFFLDCFEIGSCYQRKILGLNLYRAILSFTNGFVTNKSNVENVLCISLLEKHLIITGNWKFTNRRSLFILLRLVLDSALDVKQLAASIILNYFNKDILSHVEKQILFHTALKNCNSSKFYEIESGAALMSILVKWLPLNILQDHKDYNDQFKYSDFLFNEATNQLIQMKEDVLRAIVQNKPFYGVMTALLNIAFQNGQESSNISSEFIEKILYLLEDATDFFLYIFSSKSKNTGIFYSISLKSKIYLALDEIVTEFVEYSSSFAEMGLAINEAIKNSKIDNINFDDLSLTPAHQVLISCIWMSLKVSCEIACEIGTLMYSDDTVKRSANVIITVLLRCRHKGVVEAAGAAIGQLTRCLCKEAKYFNLPKTHILRILENNSMDSLNITRRGAGLSIMFHRIVVSDNRPDRPLLHFAIQKLLDLLDDVSDENLKSIEFQHDSPWARRLYFLRALVADKEINAQLTPYMERISLTCFKYLESEIWTIRNASLQLFGSIVPRLIGQSYGDTLDFGNGYSINHFVTHYPLLADYAMKELHRFSFTFTRFSTDLYLHSNIVHILILLSKFSCSACNLIDYSSQNYVSKVKYLLCMLIGNPIFYVRFLAAKAYAALTDFLQIQLELQKLKCDISSCQSVNLIHGYFLTMKFLKEKLSVEIESINVCSNVKRYADRGLEKSPEWLRFRKILRIWSNMSKGECSSQICYMIETLFLQLKEFISDEISEEDIFIFNGNRFLLSSEKIKPGFFQFVDLSTKLYADYINRTNNVNIDILHKILYSPCIDQSISFLNYVSYNIPILEILLKRVLLNEYGCNELLLNAMINYILKTLKHWPLLDINELDITKIVEISFIEKLETVRYYNLWSLKCILIIFSRNEAMIDEVLSYTLKLSVHEEEHMRRIAVELMQFLVHRFAELTSKTKLSILHCCLILLKDEITEIREIIAENLRAHVLQTINTEYNALGHDELIYQRLLSEVMLEKLNFPTDNDMNLFFVKLFTHSIKYFDSNTAIENPFYHDDNPFYREESKFLNLCFYYMKRKEHSHDNYSTKDSTIECDNETHEFKYQLQRECYFDDMNLETILNTKYVNYLLMKQKIVIQNYS; from the exons ATGTGTACAAAAAATATGGAATTGAATTATGTAATCAAAGAGTTACAAACATGTGCAGAAGATACTGCTATTTTCAGA AAACTGATAAGCTTTGCTTCATCATGCAAAGAATCCTGGAATGATGAGCATTTAAAACAATGGCAACCAGTTTATATACACATTATAGGAGCTTTTGCTTCGAATACAGaaataaaaagagagagaacCTTGTTGGCTTCCCATACATTTTTTGCTTTATTGTCAATGCAATCTAATTTAGTATTTTTAAAAGAAACTTTTACAAATCTTTTGAGCTCTAAACATAATGAAGTATACATCTTCAATAAAAAGTATAATACTGTTGAATCCGGATTATTTAAACTGATTTGCGCTTATGGGTATTTACAAGTAAATTGCAGTAAAATATATTCTAATGATATTTGTTTTCTCATTTTCGATGTTATATTCGAGCATTGTATAAGATATACTAAACATTCTTATTTTGCatacaaaatattatacatgTGGTTGCAACGAACCATAAACACAGCTTTTTGGAGTACATATTCGGAAGTAGAGCAGAGACTTGAAGCAATTATCTTTTCAAATTGGTGTAATGCTATCAATGACATAAGTAAGCAAAATTCAGCACTTATTTTTAACATGTACCTGAAAATCATGGAAAACAAATATAATGGATATTTGGAGTATCTGTTTAAGCATTGTGTCAATACAATTTCTTGGCAGAATGaattaaaatatgatatacTTGCGGAAATTTGCGAAGTTTTGGACAAAATCAAAATTATTACATCTTAtgactttttattttctttatgtaCTAGcttaacaaaatattatttgcGTTCTGCTGGTACAAAAGTTTATCTTGCTATTGTAAAAAAATTAAGCGAAAATGAATGGAAAGAAGCCTTTGGACATATAATGAACTACCTCTTTCATCATTGGGAATCGTCAGAGAA TGAAAATCATAATGCTCTTCAGTTACTCTACAAACATTGGCTTGAACCAGTTATTAAAAAGTACAGAAATCTTTTACCTTATTTATGGAATTTAATCACAGATATAAGAGAACATTTTTTACGTTCACATCTCCAAAAATTGGCTTGTGAAATGCACATTGATCTTCCACAACAAGCAAAGATAGAATGTTATATAAATCATAATAAAGAAATCATAAGATTGAATGGATTTGCCATAAATTGTTATCAAATAACTAGATTATACAATGAAAATAGAGATCAGTTTTTTACAGTACAACATTTTTTATGCCACAATGCAAATAGTACAACAGTGTACATGAGAGATGGGATtgtcaaatattttaaaatattttatactaaCGTTCTAAAAATGTGTGATAATAATTCAAACAGTATACAAGATGTGTATTACATTACACATTGGTTACATGAATTCTTTTTGGATTGTTTTGAAATTGGTTCTTGTTATCAAAGAAAAATTCTAGGCTTAAATTTATATAGAGCCATACTTTCATTTACCAATGGCTTTGTCACAAATAAGTCCAATGTCGAAAATGTTTTGTGCATTTCATTGCTGGAAAAACATTTAATAATAACTGGAAACTGGAAATTCACAAATAGAAGGAGTTTATTTATCTTATTAAGACTTGTATTAGATTCTGCACTTGATGTCAAGCAATTAGCTGCTTCTATTAttcttaattatttcaataaagaTATTTTGTCTCATGTAGAAAAGCAG ATATTATTTCACACGGCATTGAAAAATTGTAATTCTTCTAAATTCTATGAAATTGAAAGTGGTGCGGCTCTTATGTCAATTTTAGTAAAATGGTTgcctttgaatattttacaagaTCATAAGGATTATAATGATCAGTTTAAATATTCGGATTTCTTGTTTAATGAAGCTACGAATCAGTTAATACAAATGAAAGAAGATGTACTAAGGGCAATTGTTCAAAATAAACCATTTTATGGCGTGATGACTGCTTTATTAAATATTGCTTTTCAAAATGGTCAAGAAAGTTCTAATATATCTTCagaatttattgaaaaaatattgTATCTATTGGAAGATGCTACAGatttttttctatatatattttcttcaaaatccaAAAATACAggtatattttattcaatttcatTGAAGTCTAAAATATATCTTGCCTTAGATGAAATTGTAACTGAATTTGTAGAATATTCATCGTCGTTCGCAGAAATGGGATTAGCGATTAATGAAGCTATTAAAAACAGTAAGATAGACAACATCAATTTCGATGATTTAAGTTTAACTCCTGCACATCAGGTACTCATCTCTTGCATTTGGATGTCTTTAAAG GTCTCCTGTGAAATAGCTTGTGAAATAGGTACATTAATGTATTCCGACGATACAGTTAAACGTTCCGCAAATGTTATCATTACTGTATTACTCAGATGTAGACACAAAGGTGTAGTGGAAGCAGCGGGTGCGGCAATTGGACAATTAACGAG ATGTTTGTGCAAAGAAGCTAAGTATTTTAATTTGCCAAAAACACATATATTGCgtatattagaaaataattctatGGATTCTTTAAACATTACCAGAAGAGGTGCTGgattatcaattatgtttcatAGAATTGTCGTTAGCGATAATCGACCAGATAGACCTCTTTTGCATTTTgcaatacaaaaattattagACCTGTTGGACGATGTTTCTGATGAGAATTTAAAGAGCATAGAATTTCAACACGATTCTCCATGGGCAAGACGTTTATATTTTCTACGGGCTTTAGTAGCTGATAAAGAAATAAACGCACAGTTAACTCCATACATGGAAAGAATTTCACTAACTTGTTTTAAATATTTGGAATCAGAAATATGGACTATCAGAAATGCAAGTCTACAATTATTTGGTTCAATAGTTCCAAGATTAATAGGCCAAAGTTATGGGGATACCTTAGATTTTGGAAATGGTTATTCCATTAATCATTTTGTTACACATTACCCACTACTTGCTGACTATGCCATGAAAGAATTACATAGGTTTTCATTTACCTTTACAAGGTTCTCTACtgatttatatttacattcgaATATCGTTCATattcttatactcctttcgaaATTTTCATGTAGTGCTTGCAACTTAATTGATTATTCCTCGCAAAACTATGTATCAAAAGTAAAATACTTACTTTGTATGCTGATTGGAAATCCTATTTTCTATGTTAGATTCTTAGCTGCAAAAGCTTATGCAGCATTAACAGACTTTTTACAAATTCAACTCGAGCTTCAGAAATTAAAGTGCGATATTTCTTCATGTCAGAGTGTTAATTTAATCCATGGTTATTTTTTAACTATGAAATTTCTCAAAGAAAAATTATCCGTTGAAATTGAAAGTATAAATGTGTGTTCGAATGTTAAGCGATACGCTGATCGTGGATTAGAAAAATCTCCAGAATGGCtgcgatttcgaaaaatattaCGAATTTGGAGTAATATGTCGAAAGGAGAATGTAGCTCACAAATATGTTACATGATTGAAACGCTATTTTTACAActaaaagaatttatttccgATGAGATATCTGAAGAagacatatttatttttaacggaaaCAGATTTTTACTCTCTTCTGAGAAAATAAAACCAGGATTTTTCCAATTTGTAGACCTTTCTACAAAGTTATATGCTGACTATATAAACCGTACTAATAAcgttaatattgatattttgcATAAAATTTTGTACTCCCCTTGTATCGATCaaagtatttcttttttaaattatgtgTCATATAACATCCCAATTTTGGAAATTTTACTCAAACGTGTATTGCTGAATGAATATGGATGTAATGAACTACTTTTAAATGCAATGATAAATTACATTTTGAAAACTTTGAAACATTGGCCGCTATTAGATATAAATGAATTAGATATTACGAAAATAGTAGAAATTTCgtttattgaaaaattagaaACTGTAAGATATTATAATTTATGGAGTTTAAAATGCATATTGATAATTTTTTCTCGAAACGAGGCAATGATAGACGAGGTACTATCCTATACACTCAAATTAAGTGTTCATGAAGAAGAACACATGAGACGAATCGCAGTTGAACTTATGCAATTCTTAGTTCATCGATTTGCAGAATTAACAAGCAAAACTAAATTAAGTATTTTACATTGCTGTTTAATTCTACTGAAAGATGAAATTACAGAGATACGCGAAATTATTGCGGAAAATTTAAGGGCGCATGTTCTACAGACAATTAATACTGAATATAATGCTTTAGGGCATGATGAACTTATATATCAAAGACTATTATCCGAAGTAATGctcgaaaaattaaattttcctaCGGATAACGATATGAAtctatttttcgtaaaattgttcACACACAGTATTAAGTATTTTGATAGTAACACGGCTATTGAAAATCCTTTCTACCATGATGATAATCCTTTTTATAGAGAAGAGTCGAAGTTTCTAAATCTTTGTTTCTATTACATGAAACGAAAGGAGCACAGCCATGATAATTACTCTACAAAAGATAGTACGATAGAATGCGATAATGAAACGCATGAATTCAAATATCAACTGCAACGAGAATGTTATTTCGATGATATGAATTTAGAAACTATTTTAAATACTAAgtatgtaaattatttattaatgaaacaaaaaattGTAATACAGAATTATAgctaa
- the LOC126927768 gene encoding Golgi SNAP receptor complex member 2: METLYHQTNKLVQETQHLFSQLEKKTPNLDVKEIENNIESKINLINSNCEKLDVLCRKGPISQRQNAKMRVDQLKYDSRHLTAALNSWRNKMIRKQREEAEREALLSRTFTTNDHVDIMIDHNVQHNHSLRNAVSGMDDLLQSGSSILDSLRSQRITLKGAHRKLIDIGNTLGLSQTTMRLIEQRARQDGFILVGGMLFTCFVIVLVIIYLT, from the exons ATGGAAACTCTATATCATCAAACAAACAAACTGGTCCAAGAAACACAACATCTTTTCTCACAACTTGAGAAAAAAACGCCTAACCTGGAtgtaaaagaaatagaaaacaaCATAGAATCAAAAATAAACCTCATCAACAG TAATTGCGAGAAATTAGATGTATTATGCCGTAAAGGCCCTATATCTCAAAGACAGAATGCTAAAATGCGCGTGGATCAACTGAAATATGATAGCCGTCATCTCACAGCTGCTTTAAATTCATGGCGCAACAAAATGATTAGAAAGCAAAGAGAAGAAGCTGAAAGGGAAGCATTGCTGTCTAGGACATTTACCACAAATGATCATGTTGATATTATGATAGATCATAATGTACAACACAATCATAGTTTAAGAAATGCAGTTAGTGGTATGGATGATCTTCTTCAAAGTGGTAGTAGTATTTTGGATAGTTTGAGATCACAAAGAATAACTTTAAAAGGGGCTCATAGGAAATTAATAGATATTGGGAATACATTAGGACTTTCACAAACCACAATGAGACTAATAGAACAGAGAGCAAGACAGGATGGATTTATCCTAGTTGGTGGAATGTTGTTCACATGCTTTGTTATAGTTTTAGTTATAATTTATCTTACATAG